The Mycolicibacterium mageritense genome contains a region encoding:
- a CDS encoding (2Fe-2S)-binding protein, which yields MDDTAALLDAVAGLGDYFALPAAEDGPWLPITTLLTDAATLSEYASRTRRATASAFGLDEALVPVKAAASSVHLSIAARVLSPVVGAAVTLSKIPVLDAETLRWQQDSSHRPRLAVTRPRVLPVSDAADAAAAITGSVINEVIVPLNDTLRSGAALSPQVLWGNVISAANGAVTVMSQTRPECEQPGRALIAALMATDQLAGAAAHIDGTFRRRNCCLFYLVPGAGYCGDCVLVD from the coding sequence ATGGACGACACCGCTGCGTTGCTCGACGCGGTCGCCGGGCTCGGCGATTACTTCGCGCTGCCCGCCGCCGAGGACGGCCCCTGGCTGCCGATCACCACCCTGCTCACCGACGCCGCGACGCTTTCCGAATACGCATCCCGCACCCGTCGCGCGACCGCATCGGCATTCGGCCTCGACGAGGCGCTCGTGCCGGTCAAGGCCGCGGCCTCCTCGGTGCACCTGTCGATCGCCGCGCGGGTTCTCTCGCCGGTCGTCGGCGCCGCGGTGACGCTCTCGAAGATCCCCGTGCTCGACGCCGAAACCCTGCGTTGGCAACAAGACTCGTCGCACCGGCCGCGGCTTGCGGTGACCCGGCCGCGCGTGCTGCCGGTGTCGGATGCGGCCGACGCCGCGGCGGCCATCACCGGCTCGGTGATCAACGAAGTGATCGTGCCGCTCAACGACACCCTGCGCTCAGGTGCGGCGCTTTCACCGCAGGTGTTGTGGGGCAACGTGATATCGGCGGCCAACGGCGCCGTGACGGTGATGTCGCAGACCCGGCCCGAGTGTGAGCAGCCGGGCCGCGCCCTGATTGCCGCACTCATGGCGACCGACCAGCTCGCCGGTGCCGCCGCCCACATCGATGGCACGTTCCGGCGCCGGAACTGTTGCCTGTTCTACCTGGTGCCCGGCGCCGGGTACTGCGGCGATTGCGTTCTGGTGGACTAG
- the adh gene encoding aldehyde dehydrogenase, with product MTVYARPGAEGALMSFEARYDNYIGGEWVAPAEGRYFENRTPVTGQVFCEVARSSEADVEKALDAAHAAAPAWGKTAPAERANILNKIADRIEANLESIALAESWDNGKPIRETLNADIPLAVDHFRYFAGVLRAQEGSLSQIDEDTVAYHFHEPLGVVGQIIPWNFPILMAVWKLAPALAAGNAVVLKPAEQTPVSVLYLISLIGDLLPAGVVNIVNGFGVEAGKPLASSNRIAKIAFTGETTTGRLIMQYASQNLIPVTLELGGKSPNIFFSNVLATADDYQDKALEGFTMFALNQGEVCTCPSRSLIQADIYDEFLELAAIRTKAVRQGDPLDTETMIGSQASNDQLEKILSYIEIGKSEGAKLITGGERAQLGGDLNGGYYVAPTIFTGNNKMRIFQEEIFGPVVAVTSFTDYDDAISIANDTLYGLGAGVWSRDGNTAYRAGRDIKAGRVWTNCYHQYPAHAAFGGYKQSGIGRENHKMMLDHYQQTKNLLVSYSNKAQGFF from the coding sequence ATGACTGTTTACGCACGTCCGGGCGCCGAGGGCGCCTTGATGTCGTTCGAGGCCCGCTACGACAACTACATCGGTGGGGAGTGGGTCGCGCCGGCCGAAGGCCGCTACTTCGAGAACCGCACCCCCGTGACCGGCCAGGTGTTCTGCGAGGTGGCGCGGTCGAGTGAGGCCGATGTCGAGAAGGCGCTCGACGCCGCCCACGCTGCCGCGCCCGCGTGGGGCAAGACGGCACCGGCGGAGCGGGCCAACATCCTCAACAAGATCGCCGACCGCATCGAGGCCAATCTCGAGTCGATCGCGCTGGCCGAGTCCTGGGACAACGGCAAGCCGATCCGCGAGACGCTCAACGCCGATATCCCGTTGGCAGTCGACCACTTCCGCTACTTCGCGGGCGTGTTGCGTGCGCAGGAGGGGTCGCTCTCCCAGATCGACGAGGACACCGTCGCCTACCACTTCCACGAGCCGCTCGGTGTCGTCGGGCAGATCATCCCGTGGAACTTCCCGATCCTGATGGCGGTGTGGAAGCTGGCCCCGGCACTGGCGGCCGGCAACGCCGTGGTGCTCAAACCCGCCGAGCAGACCCCGGTTTCGGTGCTCTACCTCATCTCGCTCATCGGTGACCTGCTGCCGGCCGGTGTGGTCAACATCGTCAACGGGTTCGGTGTGGAGGCCGGTAAGCCGCTGGCGTCGAGCAACCGGATCGCCAAGATCGCGTTCACGGGTGAGACCACCACGGGCCGGCTCATCATGCAGTACGCGTCGCAGAACCTGATCCCGGTCACGCTGGAACTGGGCGGCAAGAGCCCCAACATCTTCTTCTCCAATGTCCTTGCCACAGCTGACGATTACCAGGACAAGGCGCTCGAGGGCTTCACGATGTTCGCGCTGAATCAGGGCGAGGTGTGCACGTGCCCGTCGCGCAGCCTGATCCAGGCCGACATCTACGACGAGTTCCTGGAGTTGGCGGCGATCCGTACCAAGGCCGTGCGTCAGGGTGATCCGCTGGACACCGAGACCATGATCGGGTCGCAGGCCTCCAACGACCAGCTGGAGAAGATCCTGTCCTACATCGAGATCGGGAAATCCGAAGGGGCCAAGCTCATCACGGGCGGTGAGCGCGCTCAGCTCGGTGGCGATCTCAACGGCGGCTACTACGTCGCTCCGACGATCTTCACCGGCAACAACAAGATGCGGATCTTCCAGGAGGAGATCTTCGGCCCGGTGGTGGCGGTGACGTCGTTCACCGATTACGACGATGCGATCTCGATCGCCAACGACACGCTCTACGGCCTGGGTGCGGGGGTGTGGAGCCGCGACGGCAACACCGCCTACCGCGCCGGTCGCGACATCAAGGCCGGCCGGGTGTGGACCAACTGCTATCACCAGTACCCGGCGCACGCGGCGTTCGGTGGTTACAAGCAGTCCGGCATCGGCCGCGAGAATCACAAGATGATGCTCGACCACTACCAGCAGACCAAGAACCTGTTGGTCAGCTACAGCAACAAGGCCCAAGGCTTCTTCTGA
- a CDS encoding HNH endonuclease signature motif containing protein, producing MYVRSMQTDALAAVAGLRAAFDAFAACDVASLSRAEVVALLDEYEELMCQLPAPLHRLLAQLQAGTTPKEMGAKSWNAVLRIRWRLSTAEAGRRLREAAELGPRRALTGEPLPPVLPVVAAAQAAGLINADHVKVLRDAVDALPGWVDPTTRDQFEADLVGVAVKVDPKELKDTAELRLFLLDQDGPEPDDTERARTRGVSMAKQDRAGMTGLTANLSPEAAAVWEVLFARFAAPGMCNPADEEPCTSGTPTQAQIDNDHRSLAQRQHDALIAIGRIALMTDLGQLNGLPVSIIIRTTLQDLESRAGIGTTGGGTKLPIKDVIRMAAHANHHLAIFDRATGAALDYYRARRTASRAQRIMLIARDGGCTKPCCTVGAYGCQAHHGEADWAAGGNTNVNEMTLACPPDNRLVDDGGYTTTFNDRGEVEWHPPPELDHGQARINYYHRPELLLNPPEDESERERAQGVEPEAQQNPEDESEPERTPDLQWDLDWDLDWGNDFDQPTLIAPNVDHLWDAQSFDKGPFDPGLPSGWILIDPYPWQSSTDQAPGGKRVRGP from the coding sequence ATGTATGTTCGAAGCATGCAGACGGATGCGCTGGCGGCGGTGGCGGGGTTGCGGGCCGCCTTCGACGCGTTCGCCGCGTGCGATGTCGCGTCCTTGTCCAGGGCCGAGGTGGTGGCGCTGCTCGACGAGTACGAGGAGCTGATGTGTCAGCTGCCGGCACCGTTGCATCGGCTGCTGGCCCAGCTACAGGCCGGCACCACACCCAAGGAGATGGGTGCCAAGTCGTGGAATGCGGTGTTGCGGATCCGGTGGCGGCTGTCGACCGCGGAGGCGGGCCGCCGCTTGCGCGAGGCCGCCGAGCTGGGGCCGCGCCGCGCGCTGACCGGCGAGCCGCTGCCGCCGGTCCTGCCAGTGGTTGCGGCCGCGCAAGCCGCCGGGCTGATCAATGCCGATCACGTCAAAGTGCTGCGCGACGCGGTCGATGCTCTCCCCGGGTGGGTCGATCCCACCACGCGGGACCAGTTCGAAGCCGATCTGGTGGGGGTCGCGGTCAAGGTGGATCCCAAGGAGCTCAAGGACACCGCCGAGCTGCGGTTGTTTCTGCTCGATCAGGACGGCCCCGAGCCCGACGACACCGAACGCGCCCGTACCCGCGGGGTGTCGATGGCCAAGCAGGATCGGGCTGGGATGACGGGGTTGACGGCGAACCTGAGCCCGGAGGCCGCGGCGGTGTGGGAGGTGTTGTTTGCCAGGTTCGCCGCGCCGGGCATGTGCAACCCGGCCGATGAGGAACCCTGCACGTCGGGGACGCCGACTCAGGCCCAGATCGACAATGATCACCGCTCCCTGGCCCAGCGCCAACATGACGCGCTGATCGCCATCGGGCGGATCGCGTTGATGACCGATTTGGGTCAGCTCAACGGATTGCCGGTGTCGATCATCATCCGCACCACCCTGCAGGATTTGGAATCGCGCGCCGGGATCGGCACGACCGGCGGCGGAACCAAGCTGCCCATCAAAGACGTCATCCGGATGGCCGCCCACGCCAACCATCACCTGGCGATCTTCGATCGGGCCACTGGAGCGGCGCTGGACTATTACCGGGCCCGGCGTACCGCCAGCCGGGCGCAGCGGATCATGTTGATCGCCCGTGACGGCGGCTGTACGAAACCGTGTTGCACTGTGGGGGCTTACGGTTGTCAGGCCCATCACGGCGAGGCCGACTGGGCCGCCGGCGGCAACACCAATGTCAACGAGATGACTTTGGCCTGCCCGCCGGACAATCGTCTGGTCGACGACGGCGGATACACCACCACCTTCAACGACCGCGGCGAGGTCGAATGGCACCCGCCACCAGAGCTCGACCACGGCCAGGCCCGCATCAACTACTACCACCGGCCCGAACTGCTGCTCAACCCACCCGAGGACGAATCGGAGCGGGAACGGGCGCAGGGCGTGGAGCCGGAAGCACAGCAGAACCCCGAGGACGAATCGGAGCCAGAGCGGACGCCAGACCTCCAGTGGGATCTGGACTGGGATCTGGACTGGGGCAACGACTTCGACCAACCCACACTCATCGCACCCAACGTCGACCACCTCTGGGACGCGCAGTCGTTCGACAAGGGGCCCTTCGACCCCGGACTTCCATCCGGCTGGATACTGATCGACCCCTACCCATGGCAATCCAGCACAGACCAGGCCCCCGGCGGCAAAAGAGTCCGCGGCCCTTGA
- a CDS encoding DEAD/DEAH box helicase codes for MSASTSVQTTFADLGLPAEIVTTLAAGGVHTPFPIQAATLPDSLTGRDVLGRGRTGSGKTYAFLLPLVARLAKSGTARTPGRPRALILAPTRELVTQIEASLIPLAEATGLRSVKIFGGVGPNPQIAALQRGVDIVIACPGRLEDHVKSGHADLSAVEITVLDEADHMADLGFLPGVKRLLDRTPKRGQRLLFSATLDAGVDVLVKRYLHDPVVHSVDSAQSPVTAMVHHVLHVDTAARVNVVADLAAAPGRTIVFARTKYGAKSLTRQLNSRGISAVELHGNLSQNARDRNLTAFSDGSATVLVATDIAARGIHVDDVNLVVHADPPVEHKAYLHRSGRTARAGAEGTVVTLMHDAQVSDVRNLTRKAGVKPTITRISGTDHPVLRQIAPGDRVFGEPKAQSRPESKAPARPERSSGPGQSRRGRQGNRSAAQRNGGGRGRRPRRANDSAAGRH; via the coding sequence TTGTCTGCCTCGACGTCTGTCCAGACGACTTTCGCCGACCTCGGCCTTCCCGCCGAGATCGTCACCACCCTCGCCGCGGGTGGCGTGCACACGCCGTTCCCCATTCAGGCCGCGACGCTTCCCGACTCGCTGACCGGCCGCGATGTACTCGGCCGTGGCCGCACCGGGTCCGGCAAGACCTATGCGTTCCTGCTGCCGCTGGTCGCGCGCCTGGCCAAGAGCGGCACCGCACGCACGCCCGGACGCCCGCGCGCCCTGATCCTCGCCCCGACCCGGGAACTCGTGACCCAGATCGAGGCATCGCTGATCCCGCTCGCCGAAGCCACCGGGCTGCGCTCGGTCAAGATTTTCGGCGGGGTGGGCCCCAACCCGCAGATCGCGGCGCTGCAACGCGGCGTGGACATCGTCATCGCGTGCCCCGGCCGGTTGGAAGACCATGTGAAGTCCGGCCACGCCGATCTGTCCGCGGTCGAGATCACGGTGCTCGACGAAGCCGATCACATGGCCGATCTCGGCTTCCTGCCCGGCGTGAAGCGCCTCCTCGACCGCACCCCGAAACGCGGCCAGCGGTTGCTGTTCTCGGCGACGCTGGATGCCGGTGTCGATGTGCTCGTCAAGCGGTACCTGCACGACCCGGTGGTGCACAGCGTCGACTCGGCGCAGTCGCCCGTGACCGCCATGGTGCATCACGTGCTGCACGTGGACACGGCCGCGCGCGTCAACGTCGTGGCCGATCTGGCTGCCGCCCCTGGCCGCACCATTGTTTTCGCCCGCACCAAGTACGGCGCGAAAAGCCTGACCCGCCAGCTCAATTCCCGTGGCATCTCGGCTGTCGAACTGCACGGCAACCTGTCGCAGAACGCGCGTGACCGCAACCTCACGGCATTCTCTGACGGCTCCGCGACCGTGCTCGTCGCGACCGACATCGCCGCGCGCGGAATCCATGTCGACGACGTCAACCTCGTGGTGCACGCCGACCCGCCGGTGGAGCACAAGGCCTACCTGCACCGGTCCGGCCGCACCGCGCGCGCCGGGGCCGAAGGTACCGTCGTGACGCTCATGCACGACGCGCAGGTGTCGGATGTGCGCAACCTGACCCGCAAGGCCGGCGTCAAGCCGACCATCACCCGCATCAGTGGCACCGATCATCCGGTGCTGCGGCAGATCGCGCCGGGTGACCGGGTTTTCGGTGAACCCAAGGCTCAGTCGCGGCCCGAGTCGAAGGCCCCGGCGCGGCCGGAGCGGTCGTCCGGGCCCGGACAGTCGCGTCGCGGTCGCCAGGGCAATCGGTCCGCGGCCCAACGCAATGGCGGTGGCCGCGGCCGCAGGCCCAGAAGGGCGAACGACTCCGCCGCAGGCCGCCACTAG
- a CDS encoding GlcG/HbpS family heme-binding protein, giving the protein MGALSLSTAQKVVDAAIAKAHEIGHPMNIAVVDDGGHLVTFVRMDGAIKASIDISIRKARTSVMMNLPTSALTTVCQPGGELYGLEQTAGGLVVFGGGLLLESDGVVIGAIGVSAGSVEQDVAVAEAGVAVL; this is encoded by the coding sequence ATGGGAGCTCTGTCGCTGTCCACGGCGCAGAAGGTGGTCGACGCTGCGATCGCCAAGGCCCACGAGATCGGCCACCCGATGAACATCGCGGTCGTCGACGATGGCGGCCACCTGGTGACGTTCGTTCGCATGGACGGCGCCATCAAGGCCAGCATCGACATCTCGATCCGGAAGGCCCGCACGTCGGTCATGATGAATCTGCCGACCAGCGCGCTGACCACGGTGTGCCAGCCGGGCGGTGAACTGTATGGGCTTGAGCAGACGGCGGGAGGTCTCGTGGTGTTCGGTGGCGGCCTTCTGCTGGAGTCCGACGGTGTGGTGATCGGCGCGATCGGGGTCAGCGCGGGCAGCGTCGAGCAGGATGTCGCGGTCGCCGAGGCCGGCGTCGCCGTGCTCTAG
- a CDS encoding propanediol/glycerol family dehydratase medium subunit — protein sequence MADRTITFTGETAAQPGTRSDEVVLGISPAFADFFSQTIIGLSHADVIRQILAGIEEQEVTARCIRVRHSSDLAVVAHTAAKLSGSGIGIGILSRGTSMIHQRDLPRLSSLELFPQSPLMTLETYRSIGSNAAQYAKGESPEPVPTLNDQMARPRWQAKAALLHLKETEQIRKQAKPVEVVAEFAQPSGALGS from the coding sequence ATGGCAGACAGGACAATCACTTTCACCGGTGAGACCGCGGCACAGCCGGGCACGCGTTCCGACGAGGTGGTGCTGGGCATCTCGCCGGCATTCGCCGACTTCTTCAGCCAGACCATCATCGGTCTCTCGCACGCCGACGTGATCCGCCAGATCCTGGCAGGCATCGAGGAGCAGGAGGTCACGGCGCGCTGCATCCGGGTCCGGCACAGCAGCGACCTGGCCGTGGTGGCCCACACCGCGGCCAAACTCTCCGGATCTGGCATCGGGATCGGCATCCTGTCGCGCGGTACGTCGATGATCCACCAGCGCGACCTGCCCAGGCTGTCGAGCCTCGAGCTGTTTCCGCAGAGCCCGCTGATGACGTTGGAGACCTACCGCAGCATCGGGTCGAACGCCGCGCAGTACGCGAAAGGCGAGTCGCCCGAGCCTGTTCCCACTCTCAACGATCAGATGGCTCGGCCTCGGTGGCAGGCCAAGGCCGCGCTGCTGCACCTCAAGGAGACCGAGCAGATCCGCAAGCAGGCCAAGCCTGTCGAGGTGGTGGCGGAGTTCGCGCAACCTTCGGGGGCGTTGGGTAGTTGA
- a CDS encoding diol dehydratase small subunit: MTEPVLDPAVDYPLSLNRKDLLSTPNGKSIDDITMDAVMSGAVQASDLRITPQTLRLQAQIAEKVGRRQLGANLRRAAEMTAISDERVLQIYNALRPNASTKPELDAIADELDTQYGATMLAALVREAADVYERRDILATSESTGE, encoded by the coding sequence ATGACAGAACCGGTCCTGGATCCGGCGGTGGATTACCCGCTGAGCCTCAATCGCAAGGATTTGCTTTCCACCCCCAACGGCAAGTCGATCGACGACATCACGATGGACGCGGTCATGTCGGGTGCGGTGCAGGCCTCGGATCTGCGGATCACGCCGCAGACCTTGCGCCTGCAGGCCCAGATCGCCGAGAAGGTCGGCCGCAGGCAGCTCGGCGCGAATCTTCGCCGCGCCGCCGAGATGACCGCCATCAGTGACGAGCGCGTCTTGCAGATCTACAACGCGTTGCGGCCCAACGCCTCCACGAAGCCCGAGCTGGACGCGATCGCCGACGAACTCGACACCCAGTACGGTGCGACGATGCTGGCCGCGCTCGTCCGTGAGGCCGCCGACGTCTACGAGCGCCGCGACATCTTGGCCACCAGCGAATCTACCGGCGAATAG
- a CDS encoding propanediol/glycerol family dehydratase large subunit yields MTSAASGKPTVQRKQSERTKVLEDRPVNLDGFVEEWPEVGMVALDSAFDPAPSVRVADGVIVEMDGRARADFDFIDQFIADHAIDVATTEQAMAIPAVEIAQMLVDPHVTRDQVIAVTGGLTPAKLLEVVKTMNIVEIMMGMQKMRARRTPANQAHCTSARDNPLQVACEAAEASLRGFSEVETTLGVVRYAPLVAMALQIGAQVGCGGRLTQCALEEATELELGMRGITAYAETISVYGTESVFVDGDDTPWSKAFLAAAYASRGIKMRFTSGTGSEVQMGNAEGRSMLYLEIRCILVAKGAGVQGLQNGSISCIGVPGAVPAGIRAVAAENLIASAVDLECASGNDQSFSHSPMRRTARLLPQMMPGTDFITSGYSATPNYDNMFAGSNVDAEDFDDFNTIQRDLQIDGGLRHVNEAEILAARHRAGKALQAVFKYLDLPAISDAEIEAATYAHGSRELIPRDVLEDLKGAQQVMERNVTGLDLVKALESTGFTDIAENLLAVLRQRVSGDLLHTSAIMTRDLKPLSAVNDRNDYAGPGTGYRPSGERWEEMKRLRHVTSAENPEEEVQ; encoded by the coding sequence GTGACGTCAGCAGCGTCAGGGAAACCGACAGTCCAGCGCAAGCAGTCGGAGCGCACCAAGGTTCTCGAGGACCGTCCGGTCAATCTCGACGGGTTCGTCGAGGAGTGGCCCGAGGTCGGGATGGTTGCGCTCGACAGCGCATTCGACCCGGCCCCGAGTGTGCGCGTGGCCGACGGGGTTATCGTCGAGATGGACGGCCGGGCTCGCGCCGATTTCGATTTCATCGACCAGTTCATCGCCGATCACGCGATCGACGTGGCCACCACCGAGCAGGCCATGGCGATCCCCGCGGTGGAGATCGCGCAGATGCTCGTGGACCCGCACGTGACCCGCGACCAGGTGATCGCCGTGACCGGCGGCCTGACCCCGGCCAAGCTGCTGGAAGTCGTCAAGACGATGAACATCGTCGAGATCATGATGGGCATGCAGAAGATGCGCGCGCGCCGGACCCCGGCGAATCAGGCGCACTGCACGAGCGCCCGAGACAATCCGCTGCAGGTGGCGTGCGAGGCCGCCGAGGCGTCGTTGCGCGGGTTCTCGGAAGTGGAAACGACTTTGGGTGTCGTGCGCTACGCGCCGCTGGTCGCGATGGCGCTGCAGATCGGGGCCCAGGTCGGCTGCGGCGGCAGGCTCACGCAGTGCGCGCTGGAAGAGGCCACCGAGCTCGAACTCGGCATGCGCGGCATCACGGCCTACGCCGAGACCATCTCGGTGTACGGTACCGAGTCGGTGTTCGTCGACGGTGACGACACCCCGTGGTCGAAGGCGTTCCTCGCGGCGGCCTACGCCTCGCGCGGCATCAAGATGCGATTCACCTCGGGCACGGGTTCCGAGGTGCAGATGGGCAACGCCGAGGGCCGGTCCATGCTGTACCTGGAGATCCGCTGCATCCTGGTGGCCAAAGGCGCAGGCGTGCAAGGGCTGCAGAACGGTTCGATCTCGTGTATCGGTGTGCCGGGCGCGGTGCCCGCCGGTATCCGCGCGGTGGCCGCCGAGAATCTCATCGCATCGGCCGTCGACCTGGAGTGCGCGTCGGGCAACGACCAGTCGTTCTCGCATTCCCCGATGCGGCGCACCGCCCGGTTGCTGCCGCAGATGATGCCCGGAACCGACTTCATCACGTCGGGCTACTCGGCGACACCCAACTACGACAACATGTTCGCCGGATCCAACGTCGACGCTGAGGATTTCGACGACTTCAACACCATCCAGCGCGATCTGCAGATCGACGGCGGATTGCGCCATGTCAACGAGGCCGAGATCCTCGCGGCCCGACACCGTGCCGGTAAGGCACTGCAGGCCGTGTTCAAATACCTTGATCTGCCCGCGATCTCCGACGCCGAGATCGAGGCCGCCACGTACGCGCACGGCAGCCGCGAGCTGATCCCGCGCGATGTGCTCGAGGATCTCAAGGGCGCACAGCAGGTGATGGAACGCAACGTGACCGGACTCGACCTGGTGAAGGCCCTCGAGTCGACCGGGTTCACCGACATCGCCGAGAACCTGCTCGCCGTGCTGCGGCAACGCGTTTCGGGCGACCTGCTGCACACGTCGGCGATCATGACCCGCGACCTCAAGCCGCTGTCGGCGGTCAACGACCGCAACGACTACGCGGGCCCCGGGACCGGCTATCGCCCTTCGGGTGAGCGCTGGGAAGAGATGAAGCGGCTACGGCACGTCACGAGCGCGGAGAACCCGGAAGAAGAGGTTCAGTGA
- a CDS encoding GAF domain-containing protein — MTTSEDVGGRVLSRVPPAKVRAVHDLFVEGQVDAAYLDSTPLRRIVVESWQRSLATGVDPDRGGRLAAASLTELRASHPLAPTLPLIRRLLVEDAADSGVVVAITAADGTLLWVEGDRTACRRAEAMNFVPGSDWSERSAGTNAPGTALALDRELQILGSEHFSRIVHSWSCTAVPVHDPASGVLLGAIDLTGGHAVTTPQTLALVRATAVAVENHLALLQLTKPAPDPVPEGARLSVLGAERPRWEAADSDGRPRTATLTGRHADILVLLIRHPEGLSADHLAMLLDDKDLDVVTIRAEMSRLRRVIGSEHIASRPYRLLAPIASDMGDVYDALRAGDVAAALSAYTGALLPQSVSPAIARLRTELSASLRGAVLADGNLDLLRRWLQLPDGRDDRRGWHLLHDHRDADPVARAHARGHLAGLDADLA; from the coding sequence GTGACCACATCGGAGGACGTGGGTGGCCGGGTTTTGTCCCGAGTGCCGCCTGCGAAGGTGCGTGCCGTGCACGACCTCTTCGTGGAGGGCCAGGTGGACGCCGCATACCTCGACTCCACACCGCTGCGCCGCATCGTTGTGGAAAGTTGGCAGCGCAGCCTGGCCACGGGCGTCGACCCCGACCGTGGCGGCCGGCTTGCCGCGGCAAGCCTGACCGAGTTGCGGGCCTCGCATCCGCTGGCCCCCACGCTGCCGCTGATCCGCAGGCTGCTGGTCGAGGACGCGGCCGACTCGGGCGTGGTGGTCGCCATCACCGCCGCCGACGGCACCTTGCTGTGGGTCGAGGGCGACCGGACCGCGTGCCGGAGGGCCGAGGCCATGAACTTCGTGCCCGGTTCGGACTGGAGCGAGCGCTCGGCGGGCACCAATGCTCCGGGTACCGCGTTGGCGTTGGACCGCGAACTGCAGATCCTGGGCTCGGAGCACTTCTCCCGCATCGTGCATTCGTGGAGTTGCACGGCCGTGCCCGTGCACGACCCGGCCAGCGGAGTCCTGCTCGGCGCCATCGATCTCACCGGCGGTCACGCCGTGACGACGCCGCAGACCCTGGCGCTCGTGCGCGCGACCGCGGTCGCGGTGGAGAACCACCTGGCGTTGCTGCAGTTGACCAAGCCGGCACCGGACCCGGTTCCCGAAGGCGCCCGGCTGTCGGTGCTCGGTGCCGAACGGCCTCGGTGGGAGGCCGCCGACTCCGACGGCCGACCACGCACCGCCACCCTGACCGGCAGGCACGCCGACATCCTGGTCCTGCTGATCCGCCATCCCGAAGGTTTGAGCGCCGATCACCTCGCGATGCTGCTGGACGACAAGGATCTCGACGTGGTGACCATCCGCGCCGAGATGTCACGGTTGCGCCGTGTGATCGGCAGCGAGCACATCGCGTCGCGGCCGTATCGCCTGCTCGCGCCGATCGCCAGCGACATGGGTGACGTGTACGACGCACTGCGGGCAGGCGACGTGGCGGCGGCGCTCTCCGCGTACACCGGGGCCTTGCTGCCGCAGTCCGTATCACCTGCCATCGCGCGGCTGCGCACCGAGCTGAGCGCGAGCCTGCGCGGAGCCGTGCTCGCCGACGGAAACCTCGACCTGTTGCGCCGGTGGCTGCAACTGCCCGACGGCCGGGACGACCGACGCGGCTGGCACCTGCTGCACGATCACCGCGATGCCGACCCGGTCGCGCGGGCACATGCCCGCGGTCACCTCGCCGGGCTCGACGCCGACTTGGCCTAG